The following nucleotide sequence is from Diospyros lotus cultivar Yz01 chromosome 3, ASM1463336v1, whole genome shotgun sequence.
CCGCACCCGGCTCGGACAACAGCACGAGAGTTGGCGCAACTAGCGAGAGTTCAAGGCAATCCGATAGCAGTGACAAGCATGTTGCGCCAAGTGAAGCCCCAGCCTGCCAACCAGTGGACCAGCCAAGCCAACATGAGCCATCTAGGGCCTCAGCCCAACATTAGCCTGCAGACTCAACCCACAATGTAGCCACTCAGGGCCAACCTAACCCAGCAAGATGAAGCCCACCAGACCTAGCCCATCACAAGCCCAGTCCAGCAGGCCATTAGCCCATTTCGTCCAGTCCATCGGATGGAGACCAAGAGCCAAGTCAGTTCACTTGATCTGACTCCTTTATTAGATACATAATTGTTTCCTTTAATTGTTCTCTTTATTTCCAGCATTGATGTATTGCATTATTGCTAGCATTCATGTAGATGCTTAAGTTACATTCTTAGCATTCATGTACTTAGCATTTAGAGAGTCAAAGACAGCCTATTATAAAAGGCTTTGATCTGCCTTCATTTAAAAAACTTTTGATCAATCCAAAAACGAAATTGCCAAAGTGTTCTTCACACTTTCGATTTCTTTCCTCTGTCCTGTGATAATTAGGCAGAAATCAACCTTCCGGGAACTAGGGCATCCATCACAATGTCCTTGCATGGCAACTCGCCCTGCTTGTCTTGTGTATCGGCAACGAGGACTTTCGCCCCGTGTTGATAGAATAGTTCGACTGTACAAGATCCAATTCCACCAGCACCGCCTATTAATTATCAGTGCCACCTTCCCTTCCAATCTGTCGTTGAAGGCATCAGACATGACCAATTAGGCATCTTAAATACATATATTGCTACACACATTCTAAGGGTAGCAATTTGGAAATCATTCTTGTAATTTTGAAAGCAAATTCAGAAACTTCGAGCAATAACTTGTAAATGGTTTTGCCATATGTTTTAATGAAATACAGACGATGGGGGAGGGGTTTGATTACCTCCTGGCAGCCGCTGAGAGAACCGTGAAACTTTCCATGGTTTAGAGACTTTCTGAGCTGCTTAGAACACCACCAGAGGTCTCAGACAAGCATTGATTGTTCCAGTGAACTTGAGCATTCTCAGAGCATCAAAACATTACAGCATCGGCCAAAGTACATATCGAATGATACAAGCATGATAATATGCAGTGGAATAGCAAGTTTCTGCTTTAGCTTGTCAAATGGTTTCTTAAAACTCTCCCgagaaacataattttataaatacacCCATTTCTAGAAAGTAAGCTTAAACTGtttccctatatatattccCCTAACTTGGGACTACTTCAATTTGAGTGCATAAAGTTCTCTAAATTATTCTTGGTTTTTGTTACAACAAAccaaaaataacaatgaaaagGTTTCTACATATCCGAAAAGCATCCAAcctttttcttgttcttgatAATTCTAAGAGGGTATTATCAAAGGCTACACTTATTTCCAAGTCATTATCCCCTTGACTTTAAGTGGCTAGTGATGCTGAACAAGCTatccaaacacacacacacacacacacacaaaaggaAGACCATTTTCTAAGGGGCTTTGATCTCCACAAGATATTTCAGAGAAAATATGGTAGACTGAAGAAGTTTCTTCGTTTGATGGAAGCCATACCCATTCGTCCAAAAAGCATACAAATTTCTTCTAGAAAGAAATcactctcatctctctctctctataatgGAGCTGATCTAATTGTCTTAGTGATCAATTAATTAGTTATAACTATTCCATTATTATACTTACTCCCAAGTTACGGTCGAGTGCACGTCTGTGACAGCATGGGAAGGGAAGTCTTCGACGGCGATGGCTGTGAGCTTATGGTTTTCCATCCTGTCTATTTATAAGGATCAGACAAAATCCATGTGTTAGGTGATTTGTAAGGAGACGGAAGGTGATAGAAATCAAAAGGAAATTTGTCgttctttcttaatttttttttttttggaagaaaaagagagaaaaactaAATTGTTAGATTAGGAATTAGAAAACGATTAGGATTAGGGAAGACAAGAAGAGGATCGACTGTCCTTTGTACATTGGCATGAAAGAGAATGCTTGGGTTATGTATTAATTAAGAATCAGTTATACTTGACACTCCTAAAATTTCACTTCATATCCTAAAAATTACACTAATCTCTCGTTGCAATTCGTTTAACACTTGAGGTAATCTGATGGAGCTCCCGAACAATATTGCACAAAGCATGGATAAATATACCCAAATATATATGCCTGTTATTTATTCAATCACTTTAGATAAACATTCAGGAGGAAACTAAGAAGAAACGGATCAGCTATAATATAAAGCATAAATCAACACACTAGATATATAGCACACCTACATATTACCTATACAACAGACAGCAATTTCTCCATCTACGCACAAATTTCACTTGCAAGTCTACATCATGAGCCGGGCAAATTAACAATGCTCACTCCACTTCGAAACTGCCTGCTTTTCATAAGGAAGGATATTTGAACCCTTTGCGCTGCCATGGTACTTCCAGCAAAGACACAAACACCAGCAGCAAGCCCAGGAATATGAAGACAAGAGACCTCGTGCTGCGACTCACTCCCCGGTCTGAAACTAAGCTCAGGATGCATTTTGGAGGCTGCTCTGGGCTGGGACGCGTGAGTTCCTCGATCGAGTGCCTATTGCTTGCGTCGACCTCCACTGGCTCGAAATTGCCAGTTTCCGGTGTTTGCCGCCTAAACCTGATTCTTCGGTTGGCTGCGCCCTGGAGAGGATCAAGGTGTAATGAAGTTTCCTGTACATGCTCTTGAGGCGGCCTCTGATCCTCGGATTTTTTATCAGCCGCTGCTGGCAAGAGATTAGGTGTTGGAGCCAGTAAAGATCCGTCGAGGGTGACAATATCATCCTCCATTATATCAGCAAAATCATCATAACAATATCCTTCATCGCCAACCTGCAGACATCCAGACAAAAGCCAAGTAAAATTTTGAGGTCAAGCGTCCCTAAGTCCATTCAGGCAAAATAGAGACCATAGATTTGGGAATCCACGTGCCTTAAACTAGGTTAACAGTAAGTTTCTGGGATTTTTTGACCTTAAAACTGTATTGGTAACATGAAAGTTGTCAACCCGAAGCAGAAAAGACAAACCAACCTGGTAGCTAGAAGAACCAGGCTCAGAACACTCACGTGTCAAATTCTGATTAGACTCATATCCGGAATCAGTCTGCTCCTGAACTGAGTGGGAAGTATAACTGCTGCTACCCTCCTTCGAGCAGGATTCAACTGCTTTAGCTCCTTCAGGTATGCCTGATTGTTCAATTACATCAGCTTCTAATGAATTAACATTACCATCACCTTCAGTCTGTAACTGCCTTCCGCTTGAAGAACTCTGTCCATCATTTAGTCGAAAGTCATAGTTCTTCCGTAGGCGGCAAACAACCAAAGAATCCTACAGATGGTTCAAATAATTGGAGAGTTCTGGTTACTATTTGGAAGAAATGCACTGATGGTGAGTGGGAAACAGACTGGTCCATTATGTACAAAGCAAACTTCACAAATCACAAGATGACATCAGAATTACATTTGCAGGAAGTGAATGAACGATAAACAACGGATAGATCAATATGGCAACCAGATATGAATTCAACATGGATGAGGCTAAGAAGAACAAATAAACCATAAATGATTTGAACacaggaaaaataatttttccgcTTAATACTcaacaaatgaaaaataaaatagacaaCAACCTTGACAAACTTCTTCATCTAATTCTGAAGCATGCATTCCTCTGCATCTTCAGTACAGGAACCTTCGACTATGGCTGCTACTAGATCTGGGACTGACTTAAAGTTCACAAAGCAAAAACACACAAAGAAGCCTGCTCTGGTATAACCAAGCAGGAATAGCTTATGAATACAATCCAGATGGGATAGATATTTATGGTGAAACTCTTGACGTCTTATTTCAGAAATAAATACCAtaaacaaaaatctaaaaataaacatcaaTTCTGATTAGCTGATGATTGATACATCACAAAAATTAAAGCACCAAGAGGAAACTTCAACCatcttcaaaaagaaataagaaagatgaaaaagaaaaatcaattatcAGAGGAAGGTTATGAAATGGCTAAACTTGATAGCTTACTATTACCTAGAATAAGCTCAAGTTGATATAGGACAAGAGTGAATATGTAACTATAACAGTATATTCTTCCGGGAGCTTTTTTTTTGCTAAGTGAGCAGGCATTTCAAAAAATACTCATTCAAGTTAAGACAGACCTAACAATCAATATGGTCATGATAGTTTAAAGTATCAGTCAAGTCCAAATAACTAACATCGTCAACTGTATAGCATTGTTCACCTGAGACATTCCATTCATACAGAGTTCATGCATAATCCATTCTGTCCTCTCCCCCTTTGGTGCTCGACCTTTATGGAACACCAGAGTCCTCTTTGTACCAATCGCATTAGACCCTGACTTAACATTTCGCTCTTTCCCCGTAGCTTTCCAATAGCCAGATTCAGTCGCCCTCTTACTTTGAGTTCCATTTGGGTACTTCCTTCCACGAGGAGAAAAGAAGAACCACTCATTGTCTGATTGAATGACAGCTTTAGCTGGCAAAACATAAAGAtcagaaataaaatttattcatttctttttaGTAAATGAACTGCCAATTAATCTTTATGCTAAACAGAAGCatagaaaattttacttcaaAAAACACCCTGAAAATGCATTTAAGCCTGTGAACCAAAAATCACAGATACCAACAAAGGGGCACTTGATACACATAAAACAATAAGGCATAGCGTCCAGAAATCCTGATTGGTTTGGATTCAAAAGCTTACACCCAACCAGGATTCAAAAGCTTACAACCAAGCAAACACGCAAGGCACTTCTAcaaatatctcatttttttcttcaggAAAAAGTATCAGGAACTGCACGACACCTGAACAAATATATACAAAGCATATGATTCTAagtcaaatatttgaataaagtcATCGACTGAAATTGTAATATGGACATCTGAAAAGTAGAACCTCTATAACTTATGTTACACATAGGGATCTGCTGGTGTGTCATAAAAATGAAACTACACTGGGCCAACAAAAATATTCTCCCCTCTCCACACCCCAAcacacagaagaagaagaagaagaagaagaagaagaaatgtgtgacaaagaaatagtaaaaaataaaagaaaaaagaaagagaaaaggtcAGATTATTGAGCTTGTCTTGAATTCACCTTTGAACCCAATCTAAAAGATAGTACAAAATGCCAAACATATTCATAGATTACTTAGGATTTTTGACTAATTTATTCATTGATTTCAGAGTATGGATTGTGTCATAGAATTATCAGAGTAGTTATGAGATTGAATATATGGGGTTCTTGGGTTGAGAGTTTTTCTCCTCGCATAAACCTATTTTTCACAATTCacataatgaattttttttctcctcttttgACAGTGGACGCGAGTTGACTCGTGATTTTACGAGTTTACGAGTCATCAAGCATAAAACGAGTCAACTTGCTTGTAAGATCGAGTTTTGGTAGAATCAGACCCGACTCGCGAGTCAAACATGTAAAATCGGTCCGAGTTCACCGAGCTAGTCTTGCGcttagtataaaattaatatttgtgcatATATAGGTGAGGAGGCTTGCAGCTTGGTGGTCACGCGTGCGAGGTAAGGGTCTTGGGCAGCAGGTTGCGGGTTCAAGGCTTGGTGGCACGCTGGAATTAATTCCCAATGCAAGGGTGCCAAAATGGTGCCGTTTTGGGGGCGAAGTTTTTCTAAGTCTCCCACAAGTTTTGATGCtaatttaagaataagataAAAGGCAAACTTGGAAGTAAGGTATAGAAACagacaagttttttttttatgctaatttatgacttagtatttttatttatatttaagaacaatgtttgttgatgataatggtaatgtttgttgtttggaattttgattatggatggatgaatgatgaattgatgaTACATGATGgatttaatatttagaaatttcatattatttagtatttttgaaattgatagatgaagtaattttgaaataggtacatgcacatcatttataataaggattatgtcattataaacatgtatttatataaattaaagggtatttttaatgtaaGGTTTTACGATTTAATTTTACAATCCGATTTTATAGACCCTTTtacgatcccacttaaaatcttgattttaacAACTATGGTCAGACCCATTAAATCAGTATGTCTTTCATTTTGATCATTTTGTGGGTTACAACTATTTATTCTATCTGTTTGTTTGGTAAGTGTGATTATCTATTCTATATTTGACCCTAATAAATATGTGGTATACACAATTGAGGAATCCCagcaggaaaaagaaaaaaaaggagtaTCCTGTGGCAGCTAAGCAACGGAAAGAACTGTTAGacgtgaatttttttttccagttatTTATATTGACCTAGTCTTTGGAATTGAAATCCCTATTTTTCCTTGATCACTCTcccaaactcaaacaaacaTGATAGAGGAGATATTAACTAATAAGATAGAGCAGGGAGAGAAATGATAATGGCTAGTGCTTCAAACTTCAAAAGGGGACAGGAGGAGAGAAAAGTGATCATCTATCAATCTGATCattgttctctctctccccaacTACCTTAGCAAAAGATCATCTAATTGCTGCGAATAGAGTCATCaatgcatatttttttttatgtaaatcaTTTGGGAACATACAAGACAATGAAGTTCATAAGAAAGGCCATACTACACAAGAGCCTCCGAAGAGATCATTGTATTTTGTTGGGAGGAGAATGTCATTCAAATCCAATGCAAAAGCAGGCATATCTACTCTTAGAAAAGAGCAGCTTGTGTGCTGCGGATCTACATTTATGGGCCGTTTTTCAAACCTTATATAACATACATGTTTTTTCAAGGTTGCATTTGAAAATAGAGATTTCAAATTATATCATTTGAAATTTGTCATTTCAAATTCCTCCATCTTTAGGTCCAAATCCACTGTGGATTTAGACTCAAATCCATATGCTTTTAACAAAAgtgaaattggaatttcaaaTGATAGGGTTAAATGACCCTGTCCAAACGCAACATGAATAGAGAAATTTCAAATGGTGTCTTGTGaagtttataatttaaaatacttgCATTTCAAAGTCTTCCATTCGTTAATGtctaaatgtaaattttgaCTTTTGACTCAAATCCAAATGCTTATGTACCCAAATAAGACAGATAAGGTCAAATGACCCTGTCCAAACGCACCCTAACTGAAAAAGGAATAGAGAAGGTCCAGATATAGAGAAAGACGCTCGACTCTAACAGTCAAAGGAAAAGCATAAATGCGTCCTGATCGTATTGATGTAAACGCGGGGCGTCGACAAGTGCAAAGAAGAACTTGCATCTTAGGAAACTCGAAGCTTAAACTGTTTACGAAATCGATCCAACAATAGACCAGACAGCTATCGAACAAACCAAATGAAGCACCATGTAACTGATTGATGAGGTACCAGCTATAAAGAGATTGGTTTGAATGATTAAAGCAGTCAAATGCAGAAGAATAAGGGCAGTGATTACGGAGGGTACCAGGTAAATCCCAGGGATCGTATTTACAGAGGTCGACCTCGGCAATGACTTCGACGCATTCGTCGCAACCTTGGAGCTTCTTGCTGAGGTAGAAGGATATGAGTTCCTCGTCGTTGGGGGAGAATCGAAACCCCGGGAACATCGACGACGTCTCTATCGAAAGCTCCATCTCTCTCCTACTTCCTTcacccatctctttctctctctctttggatATAAGTTACAGAATCAGAATCAGAATCAGAAGCAGAAGGCTGAAGGAAGAAGAACTATTTCCTGCTGAAGCAATTATTATTCTTTGGTTGTGGTGGGGGCGCAAACGGGCTTTCTTGGGTCTTTTTACTTCCGAGGAATCACTTGGACCATGCTTTTACGCTTTGGTTTGGCTCCGTATCTTCCTCT
It contains:
- the LOC127798251 gene encoding NAC domain-containing protein 40-like; the protein is MGEGSRREMELSIETSSMFPGFRFSPNDEELISFYLSKKLQGCDECVEVIAEVDLCKYDPWDLPAKAVIQSDNEWFFFSPRGRKYPNGTQSKRATESGYWKATGKERNVKSGSNAIGTKRTLVFHKGRAPKGERTEWIMHELCMNGMSQDSLVVCRLRKNYDFRLNDGQSSSSGRQLQTEGDGNVNSLEADVIEQSGIPEGAKAVESCSKEGSSSYTSHSVQEQTDSGYESNQNLTRECSEPGSSSYQVGDEGYCYDDFADIMEDDIVTLDGSLLAPTPNLLPAAADKKSEDQRPPQEHVQETSLHLDPLQGAANRRIRFRRQTPETGNFEPVEVDASNRHSIEELTRPSPEQPPKCILSLVSDRGVSRSTRSLVFIFLGLLLVFVSLLEVPWQRKGFKYPSL